The following coding sequences lie in one Allochromatium vinosum DSM 180 genomic window:
- the rfbC gene encoding dTDP-4-dehydrorhamnose 3,5-epimerase — MSQRFRLQPTALAGVVVVERQPIADERGWFERLFCARELESVTHGQPIVQINRSLTHRRGTVRGLHYQHPPHAETKIVTCLRGEIFDVAVDLRAGSPTFLHWHGERLSAADGRMLVIPEGCAHGFQTLSDDAELFYLNTAEYVPASESGLHPEDPRLDVRWPGPITQLSSRDRGHPPLDPQFEGLSL, encoded by the coding sequence GCTTTCGTCTTCAGCCAACCGCACTTGCCGGCGTCGTCGTCGTCGAGCGCCAGCCGATCGCCGACGAGCGCGGCTGGTTCGAACGGCTGTTCTGCGCCCGCGAGCTGGAGTCGGTCACGCACGGCCAACCCATCGTGCAGATCAATCGCAGCCTCACCCATCGGCGCGGCACCGTGCGCGGCTTGCATTACCAGCACCCGCCGCACGCCGAGACCAAGATCGTCACCTGTCTGCGCGGCGAAATCTTCGATGTCGCAGTCGATCTGCGCGCCGGTTCGCCGACTTTTCTGCACTGGCATGGCGAACGGCTCAGTGCCGCTGATGGGCGGATGCTGGTGATTCCCGAGGGCTGTGCGCATGGGTTTCAGACGCTGAGCGATGACGCGGAACTGTTTTACCTGAATACAGCCGAGTATGTGCCCGCCAGCGAGAGCGGGCTGCACCCTGAGGATCCCCGGCTCGATGTTCGCTGGCCTGGGCCGATCACGCAGCTCTCGTCCCGCGATCGCGGGCATCCACCGCTCGACCCACAATTCGAAGGGCTATCGTTGTGA
- a CDS encoding NAD-dependent epimerase/dehydratase family protein, which translates to MKSRIAVTGATGFLGQHVINHLLDSGIEAVATARTPSGASNRCCFVPLDIANPPPDAFERLGAPEVLIHLAWHGLPNYRSRHHFEQGLPHHYGFLKGLIEAGLQKLVVAGTCFEYGLQSGALSEQTPTDPCTAYGFAKDALRRQLEYLTAEHATQLVWTRLFYLWGEGQASGSLYAQLSVAAQRGEPQFKMSGGEQLRDYLHVAEAARHLVTLAMRPCAFSLINLCSGRPISIRRLVERWISEQGWTIRPQFGCYPYPDYEPLAFWGDAARLNQTVSV; encoded by the coding sequence ATGAAGTCCCGTATCGCCGTTACAGGTGCAACTGGTTTTCTCGGGCAGCATGTCATCAACCACCTGCTCGACTCAGGCATCGAAGCCGTCGCCACGGCCCGAACCCCTTCAGGAGCGAGCAACCGCTGCTGTTTCGTGCCTCTTGACATCGCCAACCCGCCGCCGGATGCGTTCGAGCGATTGGGCGCTCCCGAAGTACTGATTCATCTGGCCTGGCACGGTTTGCCCAACTACCGCTCACGCCATCATTTCGAGCAGGGACTGCCTCATCATTACGGCTTCTTGAAAGGCCTGATCGAAGCCGGGCTGCAAAAGCTCGTGGTGGCCGGAACCTGCTTTGAGTACGGCCTGCAAAGTGGTGCGCTCTCCGAGCAGACGCCGACCGATCCCTGTACCGCCTATGGCTTCGCCAAGGACGCCCTGCGCCGTCAGCTGGAGTATCTGACGGCCGAACACGCCACACAGCTCGTCTGGACGCGGCTGTTTTACCTCTGGGGCGAAGGACAGGCATCCGGTTCACTGTATGCGCAACTCTCGGTAGCGGCACAGCGTGGCGAACCACAGTTCAAGATGTCAGGCGGGGAGCAGTTGCGCGACTACCTGCACGTTGCCGAGGCCGCGCGCCATCTCGTAACGCTGGCCATGCGACCGTGCGCCTTCAGTCTGATCAATCTTTGTTCCGGACGCCCGATTTCGATACGCCGCCTGGTTGAACGCTGGATCAGCGAACAGGGCTGGACGATCCGGCCCCAGTTTGGTTGCTATCCTTATCCAGACTATGAGCCGCTGGCCTTTTGGGGCGATGCGGCGCGGCTGAACCAAACCGTTTCCGTCTGA
- a CDS encoding radical SAM protein — MNTHIDQIPTPSQLKTLIGGRAVHIWGARHDGYAAYHVLNRHGIDIQAFIDSSLALQGQRVFGKDIQLPEPFFATETPQTAFILIASGFHADAIVQDCQRHGFQVGRDVVIQGDLRLFNYQVDIAGSCNLRCISCPRGNFDTHRPKGFMSAETYRALLDKILRDDPYTGIITLYNWGEPLLNRELPEILALTHSRGLLSALSSNLSFKLDFEPVIAARPTWFRISVSGWGERYEITHTGGNWARLMENIRRLAEYRDRHHPGMLVEVFYHLYNDNRDDIHRWQALCDELGFMLRYRHAALAPLDNIEAILEGRAVNERVRRTMALQQLQVGEVMELALAERHRPCYYERHLWINWNLEVAHCMEWYRPDLNLVPGSFMDTTPEQLIAAREASEFCMRCKERGIHRCFIVYSDERLIIERDRLPIAAGDA; from the coding sequence TTGAACACACACATCGACCAGATTCCAACGCCTTCACAGCTCAAGACACTGATCGGCGGCCGCGCTGTTCACATCTGGGGCGCCCGGCACGACGGCTATGCGGCGTACCATGTTTTGAACCGTCATGGCATCGATATCCAGGCTTTCATCGATTCCAGTCTGGCGCTCCAAGGGCAGCGTGTCTTTGGCAAGGATATTCAGCTCCCGGAACCCTTTTTCGCTACCGAAACACCGCAAACGGCCTTTATCCTGATCGCATCCGGATTCCATGCCGACGCCATTGTTCAGGACTGTCAGCGTCATGGCTTCCAGGTCGGGCGGGATGTCGTGATCCAGGGCGATTTGCGACTGTTCAACTATCAGGTCGACATTGCCGGAAGCTGCAATCTGCGCTGCATCTCCTGTCCGCGCGGCAACTTCGACACCCATCGCCCCAAGGGTTTCATGTCGGCAGAGACCTATCGCGCTCTGCTCGACAAGATCCTGCGTGACGATCCCTACACGGGCATCATCACGCTCTACAACTGGGGCGAGCCGCTGCTCAATCGCGAGCTGCCCGAAATTCTCGCACTCACCCACTCGCGTGGTCTGCTCTCAGCCCTGTCGAGCAACCTGAGCTTCAAACTCGACTTCGAGCCGGTCATCGCCGCACGTCCGACCTGGTTCCGCATTTCGGTATCCGGCTGGGGCGAACGCTACGAGATCACGCACACCGGCGGAAACTGGGCGCGCCTGATGGAGAACATCCGCCGTCTGGCTGAGTATCGTGATCGGCATCATCCCGGGATGCTGGTCGAGGTGTTCTACCATCTCTATAACGACAACCGCGACGACATCCACCGCTGGCAAGCGTTGTGTGACGAGTTGGGATTCATGCTACGTTATCGTCATGCAGCACTGGCCCCATTGGACAACATCGAAGCCATTCTCGAAGGACGCGCGGTCAACGAACGTGTTCGGCGCACCATGGCGCTGCAACAGCTTCAGGTCGGGGAGGTCATGGAGCTGGCGCTGGCCGAACGCCACCGGCCCTGCTACTACGAGCGCCATCTCTGGATCAATTGGAATCTGGAGGTTGCGCACTGTATGGAATGGTATCGACCCGATCTCAACCTCGTGCCCGGAAGCTTCATGGATACCACACCTGAACAGCTGATCGCCGCGCGCGAGGCCAGTGAATTCTGTATGCGCTGCAAGGAGCGCGGCATCCATCGCTGCTTCATCGTCTACAGCGACGAGCGGCTGATCATCGAGCGCGACCGTCTGCCGATTGCGGCTGGAGACGCCTGA
- a CDS encoding radical SAM domain-containing protein — protein MDWDRLRLHAAFGTREVWIWGAMIVGQGVCRALQRAGMTVAGFIDSSPAMQGQTALGYPVSAPETVLERVRNAEAFIIIGSGHHDQTIEDRCRAHGLTAERDYLSSRRLNDIDPSIDVSGMCNLHCISCPQGNLSDRPPTGFMRLDAYTAILGKLLDELPFLGSIQLYAWGEPLLNRQLPDMIAATREAQVLSAISTNLKTARDLEAVVTARPDWIKVSASGYGASYAIGHTGGDWDRFLANLHRLSRLRARHHPELQIVLNYHLYRHSLGESYRAMRALCDELGFIFRPNMAYLYSLDNVLDYVEGRPLSPEAERTLELMLLDIDSGLERARRRRHHPCPEERCLPINWDGRVRFCGVYFKPFIADDFLATPLSEILARRQGSEFCRRCMSHGLHHYTAVYLEERLLAAGGESAQQTDVDADD, from the coding sequence ATGGACTGGGATCGGTTGCGTCTGCACGCCGCTTTCGGCACGCGCGAGGTGTGGATCTGGGGCGCCATGATCGTGGGCCAAGGAGTTTGCCGCGCCCTGCAGCGTGCGGGCATGACGGTCGCCGGTTTCATCGATTCCAGTCCAGCCATGCAGGGGCAGACGGCACTCGGCTATCCGGTTAGCGCGCCTGAGACCGTGCTGGAGCGGGTACGCAACGCAGAAGCCTTCATCATCATCGGTTCGGGGCATCACGATCAGACCATTGAGGACCGCTGTCGTGCGCATGGCCTGACCGCTGAGCGCGATTATCTGTCTTCACGCCGGCTCAATGACATCGATCCCAGCATCGACGTCTCCGGGATGTGCAATCTGCACTGCATCTCGTGCCCGCAAGGCAATCTCAGCGACCGACCGCCGACAGGTTTCATGAGGCTGGACGCCTACACGGCGATCCTTGGCAAGCTGCTCGACGAGCTGCCGTTTCTGGGCAGCATCCAGCTCTACGCCTGGGGTGAGCCCTTGTTGAATCGCCAACTGCCCGACATGATTGCGGCGACTCGCGAGGCGCAGGTGTTGAGCGCGATTTCGACCAATCTGAAGACTGCGCGCGATCTGGAGGCCGTGGTGACCGCCCGCCCCGACTGGATCAAGGTCTCGGCGTCCGGCTATGGTGCAAGCTATGCCATCGGTCACACCGGCGGGGATTGGGATCGGTTTCTCGCCAATCTGCACCGGCTCTCACGACTGCGCGCGCGTCATCATCCTGAGCTACAGATCGTTCTCAACTACCATCTCTACCGCCACAGTCTTGGCGAGAGCTATCGTGCGATGCGCGCGTTGTGCGATGAACTCGGATTCATCTTTCGGCCCAACATGGCCTATCTCTACTCGCTCGACAACGTGCTCGACTATGTCGAGGGTCGACCGCTCTCGCCCGAGGCCGAGCGCACACTGGAACTGATGCTGCTCGACATCGACAGCGGATTGGAGCGCGCCCGCCGGCGTCGGCACCATCCCTGTCCCGAGGAGCGCTGTCTGCCCATCAACTGGGATGGACGGGTGCGCTTCTGTGGGGTCTATTTCAAGCCGTTCATCGCGGATGATTTTCTGGCCACGCCGTTGAGTGAGATCCTGGCCCGTCGACAGGGCAGCGAATTTTGTCGGCGCTGCATGAGTCATGGACTGCATCACTACACCGCCGTGTACCTGGAAGAACGCCTCCTTGCGGCTGGCGGTGAGTCGGCTCAGCAAACGGATGTCGACGCCGATGACTGA
- a CDS encoding radical SAM domain-containing protein, which produces MTDTAHILEPVRRAAAERPIWIWGAGNQGRGIGSVLREQGVELSGFVDQAAERLASQVMGLPVRLPTAVLDAAPPQPRPFVIIASWFFEAEIADQLQAAGFVESEDFIGYARLKPVDYSVDIVGVCNLKCLACPRASRAPGPGKQGLMPLATFRAVLDKILTESPFVGNLQLYQWGEPVLHPQLPEIIEYARERGVLCAISSNLNADADYARIVAARPEWLRISASGWGDDYEIAHTRGHWPRFLAHLREVARLRRVLYPSMKIELYYHLYRHSLGEGLERFRELCEELELELRPIPAYLISLDDVLGYCEGRSLPEPARQAAERLVVSLDDGLAAAYRQRHLACDVLRCVNINWDASVSQCMLYYDTADNSVAPNYLDVSLEQIQVRRHRAELCRRCSRFGLHRYCASYAQMAPNSGVSAP; this is translated from the coding sequence ATGACTGATACGGCTCACATCCTGGAGCCGGTGCGTCGCGCCGCCGCTGAACGCCCCATCTGGATCTGGGGGGCCGGCAATCAGGGGCGCGGGATCGGCTCGGTGTTGCGGGAACAGGGGGTCGAGCTGAGCGGATTCGTCGATCAGGCGGCCGAGCGGTTGGCGTCGCAGGTCATGGGACTGCCGGTGCGGCTGCCGACCGCTGTGCTTGATGCCGCGCCCCCCCAGCCGCGACCTTTCGTGATCATCGCCTCCTGGTTCTTCGAGGCCGAGATCGCCGATCAGCTTCAGGCGGCTGGATTCGTCGAGTCAGAGGACTTCATCGGCTATGCGCGCCTCAAGCCGGTGGATTACTCGGTCGATATCGTCGGCGTGTGCAATCTCAAGTGTCTGGCGTGTCCGCGCGCCAGCCGCGCGCCCGGTCCGGGCAAACAGGGACTGATGCCGCTCGCCACCTTTCGCGCCGTGCTGGACAAGATCCTGACCGAAAGCCCCTTCGTCGGTAATCTCCAGCTCTATCAATGGGGCGAGCCGGTATTGCATCCGCAACTGCCCGAGATCATCGAATACGCCCGCGAGCGTGGGGTCTTGTGCGCCATTTCCAGCAATCTCAACGCTGACGCGGACTATGCCCGCATCGTTGCGGCACGCCCCGAATGGCTGCGGATCTCGGCTTCGGGCTGGGGTGATGACTATGAGATCGCGCATACGCGCGGGCACTGGCCGCGCTTTCTCGCCCATCTGCGCGAGGTCGCGCGCCTACGCCGTGTGCTCTACCCATCGATGAAGATCGAGTTGTATTACCATCTCTACCGGCATAGTTTGGGCGAAGGGCTGGAGCGGTTTCGGGAGCTTTGTGAGGAGCTGGAGCTGGAACTGCGGCCGATTCCGGCCTATCTGATCTCGCTCGACGATGTACTGGGCTATTGCGAGGGGCGTTCCCTGCCCGAGCCGGCACGGCAGGCGGCTGAACGGTTGGTGGTGAGTCTGGATGATGGGCTTGCCGCCGCGTACCGACAGCGTCATCTGGCCTGTGACGTGCTTCGGTGCGTCAATATCAACTGGGATGCCTCGGTCAGTCAGTGCATGCTCTACTACGATACGGCCGATAACAGCGTGGCGCCGAATTATCTGGACGTTTCGCTGGAGCAGATTCAGGTGCGGCGTCATCGCGCCGAGCTCTGCCGGCGTTGCAGCCGATTTGGGCTGCATCGGTATTGCGCGTCCTATGCGCAGATGGCACCGAACAGCGGGGTGAGTGCGCCGTGA
- a CDS encoding glycosyltransferase: MNIRVLHLAPHYGGGVGTVVRALIAESRRLGGYTHRLACLEAASEITRSWAGRLGVGLADRLHWDDAALQQVLRDTDLVHLHWWHHPLLNAMMHRWDLPPFRCVLWTHVNGHHPPQNFPPGLIDYPDLLVLATSWSLKAPALAEAVTQGRDIRVVRSSAGLPQMPPRVERGDGPVQVGYVGTVDPIKMHPDFIRLCLEADIPGRIVVAGGPCHEDLRAAAKSAGAEDRFEILGPIDDVPTLMSRLDVLAYPLNSQHYGTGEQVLLESVAAGVLPVVLGTENERETLDLLGCGLSAETEEDFVTLLRQITTDTTILRREYRRCAALSDSELDLNKITTAWHRIYDQVFEFPSKPHRICGIDRANPRPHELLLASCQGTKLADLYSRLIKHATFDEEDWQDIPMGCLAKTRGSCFHYEKFYDDPALKQIAEAFKPRLAR, translated from the coding sequence GTGAATATTCGGGTTCTGCATCTTGCGCCTCACTACGGCGGCGGTGTCGGCACCGTGGTTCGCGCTCTGATCGCTGAGAGCCGGCGTCTTGGCGGTTATACGCACCGTCTGGCTTGTCTCGAAGCCGCGAGTGAGATCACCCGCAGTTGGGCCGGCCGGCTCGGCGTCGGGCTGGCGGATCGATTGCATTGGGATGATGCGGCACTCCAGCAGGTGTTGCGCGACACGGATCTGGTCCATCTGCACTGGTGGCATCATCCGTTGCTCAACGCCATGATGCATCGCTGGGATCTGCCGCCGTTTCGCTGTGTGCTCTGGACGCATGTCAACGGACATCATCCGCCGCAGAATTTTCCGCCTGGACTGATCGATTATCCGGATCTGCTGGTTTTGGCGACGTCCTGGAGCCTGAAGGCACCAGCCTTGGCCGAGGCGGTGACCCAGGGGCGGGATATCCGGGTCGTGCGTAGCAGTGCCGGTCTTCCGCAGATGCCGCCGCGTGTCGAGCGGGGGGATGGTCCGGTACAGGTTGGCTATGTCGGGACGGTCGATCCGATCAAGATGCATCCGGATTTTATCCGGCTGTGCCTGGAAGCGGATATTCCGGGACGTATCGTGGTGGCCGGCGGTCCTTGTCATGAGGATTTGCGCGCCGCCGCCAAGTCGGCCGGAGCCGAGGATCGCTTCGAGATTTTAGGTCCGATCGACGATGTTCCGACGCTGATGAGTCGTCTGGACGTCTTGGCCTATCCGCTCAATTCGCAGCATTACGGGACCGGGGAACAGGTTCTACTGGAGTCGGTGGCGGCCGGGGTTCTGCCCGTGGTGTTGGGAACAGAGAACGAGCGCGAAACGCTGGATCTGTTGGGATGCGGTTTGAGCGCAGAGACCGAAGAAGACTTCGTCACTTTGCTCCGTCAGATTACGACTGATACGACGATCTTGCGCCGTGAATACAGGCGTTGCGCAGCGCTATCAGATAGCGAGCTGGACCTTAACAAAATCACGACGGCCTGGCATCGGATTTACGATCAGGTATTTGAATTCCCCTCTAAGCCGCACCGCATTTGCGGCATTGATCGTGCCAACCCCCGCCCGCATGAATTACTGCTTGCGTCCTGCCAAGGCACCAAGCTCGCTGATTTATATTCACGGCTTATAAAACACGCCACCTTCGATGAAGAAGATTGGCAGGACATCCCCATGGGGTGTCTTGCCAAGACACGCGGCTCCTGTTTCCATTACGAAAAATTTTACGATGATCCGGCGCTGAAGCAGATCGCAGAAGCATTCAAGCCGAGGCTTGCAAGGTAA
- a CDS encoding radical SAM protein — translation MDIHALAAMSRNRPVYCWGAGRYGVMAMDALRRHGVGITGFIDKTIRSSRDDTNKILAPEAIDSPADGFVVVTSMFFEHEIESALLAKGYTNERDYVLYSNLKRWSFEIDVSGICQLKCPTCPNGNFTGRKLSQTMMSFALYCQILDKLITEVDFLPDVQLYSWGEPLLNPSLPDIVAYSADQGVAVGISSNLNDIRHLERTVQAKPDWFRVSLSGTGNQYSLTHRGGNWDKVASNMEQLARLRDLHHPEMIIEVNYHLYRNNEKNLDEIAAICERNGFLLKPNAAYIDPLDTLIDYAEGKPLPDSMLEIAQSLILDIDAVIQDCRLSSSDSCVRENTIVIHSDGTIRQCPHVFGSQYKLEKNILSSSISEIDRLFLARDLCARCKSLGMNNFYAHFLSHTKLES, via the coding sequence ATGGATATTCATGCGTTGGCGGCCATGTCGCGGAATCGCCCCGTTTACTGCTGGGGTGCGGGCCGCTATGGTGTCATGGCAATGGATGCACTACGTCGGCATGGAGTCGGCATTACAGGGTTCATCGATAAAACAATTCGGTCTTCTCGTGACGATACGAACAAGATTTTAGCGCCTGAAGCTATTGATTCACCCGCTGACGGCTTTGTTGTTGTCACGAGCATGTTTTTTGAACATGAAATAGAAAGCGCTCTACTGGCCAAGGGATATACGAACGAACGCGATTACGTGCTTTATTCCAATCTCAAACGCTGGAGTTTCGAAATCGATGTCTCCGGAATTTGTCAGCTAAAGTGCCCGACCTGTCCAAATGGAAATTTTACAGGCCGTAAACTTTCGCAAACGATGATGAGTTTTGCACTGTATTGTCAAATTCTGGACAAGCTGATCACTGAAGTGGATTTTCTTCCTGATGTGCAGCTTTATTCATGGGGGGAGCCGCTACTCAATCCTTCTTTGCCGGATATCGTTGCCTATTCAGCTGATCAGGGAGTGGCCGTTGGAATTTCATCGAATCTGAACGACATCAGACATCTTGAACGCACCGTTCAGGCAAAGCCTGACTGGTTTCGAGTTTCTCTGTCCGGAACTGGCAATCAATACAGCCTGACCCACAGAGGAGGAAATTGGGACAAAGTTGCATCCAACATGGAGCAGCTCGCCAGACTGCGAGACTTGCACCATCCGGAAATGATCATCGAAGTCAATTATCATCTTTACCGAAACAACGAAAAAAATCTTGATGAGATTGCAGCGATTTGCGAAAGAAATGGATTTTTACTCAAACCCAATGCGGCCTACATTGATCCGCTTGACACACTCATTGACTATGCCGAGGGAAAGCCGCTCCCAGACAGCATGCTTGAAATTGCGCAGAGCCTCATACTGGATATCGACGCTGTAATTCAGGACTGCCGCCTGAGTTCCTCGGATAGTTGTGTGCGTGAAAATACGATCGTAATTCACAGTGACGGCACTATTCGCCAGTGTCCGCATGTATTCGGAAGCCAATACAAGCTAGAAAAAAACATTCTCTCATCATCCATCTCCGAGATTGACCGACTGTTCTTGGCTCGCGATTTATGCGCGCGATGCAAGTCTTTAGGCATGAACAATTTCTACGCCCATTTTCTTTCCCACACAAAGCTTGAATCATAG
- a CDS encoding SDR family oxidoreductase, with translation MDYALITGSSSGLGYCIAKVFAKHGITPILTGRDQASLNRAANFIQRESALNPIRFAGNLTDDSIPMALHRFICDQGITPRYLVHNLGGGIQGDCKNPPLCVLRKSFRLNFEVSIEINSIFYDDLKKTSAKIVHIGSTSSLHHDAPPSYLTSKSAILPYVKNAARSFAKDGLTIFAVLPGMLDHPGSYVDRLRIGDPDRHDRFLEKMTYGQFVPSIEVAHYIVSLCLVESNMINGSIITIDGGVD, from the coding sequence ATGGATTATGCATTAATAACTGGATCCAGCAGCGGACTTGGCTATTGCATCGCAAAAGTATTTGCCAAGCATGGCATTACTCCGATCTTGACCGGACGGGATCAAGCATCACTTAACAGGGCAGCAAATTTCATCCAGAGAGAATCAGCGTTAAATCCAATTCGCTTTGCTGGAAATTTGACTGATGATTCTATACCAATGGCTTTGCACCGATTCATCTGCGACCAAGGGATCACTCCGCGCTATCTCGTTCACAATCTCGGCGGCGGCATTCAAGGTGATTGCAAAAACCCGCCGCTCTGCGTGCTGCGCAAATCTTTTCGACTCAATTTTGAAGTTTCCATTGAAATCAACTCGATTTTTTATGACGATCTAAAAAAAACGTCCGCTAAAATTGTACATATCGGCTCGACTTCATCATTGCACCATGATGCCCCGCCAAGTTATTTGACGAGCAAATCAGCCATTTTGCCTTACGTAAAAAACGCAGCCCGATCCTTTGCTAAAGATGGACTAACTATATTCGCAGTTTTACCAGGCATGTTGGACCATCCTGGAAGCTATGTCGATCGTTTAAGGATTGGCGATCCTGATCGGCATGACAGATTTCTCGAAAAAATGACGTATGGTCAGTTTGTGCCATCTATTGAAGTTGCGCACTATATAGTTTCACTATGCCTAGTCGAAAGCAATATGATCAACGGCTCGATTATCACAATTGATGGAGGGGTCGACTGA
- a CDS encoding B12-binding domain-containing radical SAM protein — MMDVILVSSYQPGSVTRIDIAPPLSILLLMGALEQAGYRSRMIDLNLYKPSSCEDEEAFYTKIIASEIKSKQTLVGFSCLTTGHFPFFKKAASYLKLNFPTIRVAIGGCHSSLFGSDILYHCPEIDYVGIGESEEQIVELVSTLDKNWNSSDFDIQAFGWRDTAGNIQLREREIFNKDLDTIYHPSWHSVNFEKYYRDHSQWHNPKQHDIKVSIPIQTSRSCPFSCSFCSSIEVNGRGYRRRSANAVVDEIQLHVEQFGHRYFGFVDDNLTVSKRHILAIMNEIVRRDLDIQFESFSGYHIATLDEEVITALVEAGCIYTLMPIEHGNERMRNQIIGKKLPTEKIYEVVENYRKFEVLIRAVFIMGFPEDTHDTLRDTLEMIQRLQVDLVDVFTLIPYPGTKVFEQAMRDDLFINKIDQKELWSGHYTLNNQSSTFYLKPYSLSLNDLGQWRKTFDTLSEDHLNNWKATKNSRLNKIRSALS; from the coding sequence ATGATGGATGTCATTCTGGTATCTTCCTACCAACCCGGATCAGTAACCCGCATCGATATTGCACCGCCTTTATCTATTCTGCTGTTGATGGGAGCGCTAGAGCAAGCAGGTTATCGCTCGCGCATGATCGACCTGAATCTTTACAAACCAAGCTCTTGCGAGGATGAAGAAGCTTTTTACACCAAAATCATTGCATCAGAAATCAAAAGCAAGCAGACATTGGTCGGCTTCTCATGCTTGACAACCGGGCATTTTCCCTTTTTCAAAAAGGCCGCATCTTATCTTAAGCTAAACTTTCCAACTATTCGCGTTGCAATTGGCGGATGCCATTCTTCACTTTTTGGAAGCGATATACTTTACCATTGCCCTGAAATCGATTATGTGGGAATTGGCGAAAGTGAAGAACAAATTGTAGAACTGGTATCGACCCTCGACAAAAATTGGAATTCATCTGACTTTGATATTCAGGCATTTGGGTGGCGCGATACGGCCGGCAATATTCAGCTGCGTGAAAGAGAAATTTTCAACAAAGATCTGGATACAATCTATCATCCTTCCTGGCATTCGGTTAATTTCGAAAAATATTATCGCGATCATTCGCAATGGCACAATCCAAAACAGCATGACATCAAAGTTTCGATACCAATTCAAACTTCACGCAGCTGCCCGTTTTCATGTAGTTTCTGCTCATCTATCGAAGTAAATGGTCGAGGTTATAGACGACGCTCTGCAAACGCAGTTGTGGACGAAATACAGCTTCACGTTGAACAATTCGGGCATCGTTATTTTGGATTCGTAGATGATAATCTCACGGTATCAAAGCGACACATTTTGGCGATAATGAACGAAATTGTTCGTCGCGATCTTGATATTCAGTTTGAATCATTTAGCGGCTATCATATTGCAACGTTGGACGAAGAGGTCATAACAGCACTCGTTGAGGCCGGCTGCATTTACACGCTCATGCCAATCGAGCATGGAAACGAGCGAATGCGCAATCAGATCATTGGCAAAAAATTGCCTACAGAAAAGATTTATGAAGTAGTAGAAAATTATCGAAAATTCGAAGTGCTAATTCGAGCCGTTTTCATTATGGGATTCCCTGAGGATACACATGATACCCTGAGGGATACGTTAGAAATGATCCAAAGACTGCAAGTTGATTTGGTCGATGTCTTTACACTCATCCCATACCCCGGCACTAAAGTTTTCGAGCAAGCTATGCGGGATGATTTGTTTATCAACAAAATTGATCAAAAAGAATTATGGTCCGGGCACTATACCCTAAACAATCAATCAAGCACTTTTTATTTGAAGCCATATTCGTTGTCACTGAACGACTTAGGGCAATGGAGAAAAACTTTTGATACGTTAAGCGAAGATCATTTAAACAACTGGAAAGCCACAAAAAATTCACGTCTCAATAAAATACGGAGCGCGCTCAGTTGA